Proteins encoded by one window of Micromonospora coxensis:
- a CDS encoding RecB family exonuclease — protein sequence MPERLFVCTPSKLGAYEDCPRRYRYSYVDRPAPPKGPPWAHNSLGASVHTALKNWYALTPDRRRPEALAGLLKGTWVREGYRDDEQERQAYRRALGWLEAYVETLEPGVDPLGVERVVAVKTAVLAFNGRADRIDSRPGPDGPELVIVDYKTGRSGLDADDARGSQALALYAYAAERTFRRPCRRVELHHLPTGTVAAHEHTADSLARQLTRAEETARDIMAAERAVTDGGDPDEAFPTVAGPRCGWCDYRRVCPTGAQVPAREPWAAMDRPAAPTGD from the coding sequence ATGCCGGAGCGGCTCTTCGTCTGCACCCCCAGCAAGCTCGGGGCGTACGAGGACTGTCCGCGCCGCTACCGCTACTCCTACGTCGACCGTCCCGCCCCGCCCAAGGGGCCGCCGTGGGCGCACAACTCCCTCGGCGCCAGCGTCCACACCGCCCTGAAGAACTGGTACGCCCTCACCCCCGACCGGCGACGCCCCGAGGCCCTCGCCGGCCTGCTCAAGGGCACCTGGGTGCGCGAGGGCTACCGGGACGACGAGCAGGAGCGCCAGGCGTACCGGCGGGCGCTCGGCTGGCTGGAGGCGTACGTCGAGACGCTGGAGCCCGGCGTCGACCCGCTCGGCGTCGAGCGGGTGGTCGCGGTGAAGACGGCGGTGCTGGCCTTCAACGGCCGCGCCGACCGGATCGACTCCCGCCCCGGCCCGGACGGGCCGGAGCTGGTCATCGTCGACTACAAGACCGGCCGCAGCGGGCTCGACGCCGACGACGCGCGCGGCTCGCAGGCGCTGGCGCTCTACGCGTACGCCGCCGAGCGGACGTTCCGCCGGCCGTGCCGCCGGGTGGAACTGCACCACCTGCCCACCGGCACGGTCGCCGCGCACGAGCACACCGCCGACTCCCTGGCCCGGCAGCTCACCCGCGCCGAGGAGACCGCCCGCGACATCATGGCCGCCGAACGCGCGGTCACCGACGGCGGCGACCCCGACGAGGCGTTCCCGACCGTCGCCGGTCCGCGCTGCGGCTGGTGCGACTACCGCCGGGTCTGCCCGACGGGCGCGCAGGTTCCGGCGAGGGAGCCGTGGGCGGCCATGGACCGCCCGGCCGCGCCGACCGGCGACTGA